From a single Halodesulfovibrio marinisediminis DSM 17456 genomic region:
- a CDS encoding class II glutamine amidotransferase, producing MKAPNDFWHFDKDISGCGVFGVIDKKRNLIPGTMPIDAMATMHDRGNGLGGGFAAYGIYPEHADLYAFHLMCDDQAGLDRAEEIIKQYFDIQISEPIPTRKVQAIKESPLMWRYFLSPKAERPKWQDVGEDDYVVNIVMHINNRVPGAFVFSSGKNMGAFKGVGFPEDIADFFRLDEYSGYMWTGHNRFPTNTPGWWGGAHPFTLLDWAIVHNGEISSYGINRRYLCQHDYECNMMTDTEVVAYLLDLLIRKHGLSHEMASKVFAPPFWDEIERMPKDQREAYEALRMVYGPAMLNGPFAILVTDSNSMMGLNDRVKLRPLVIGEKDDMVFMSSEESSIREVCRDLDKVWAPKAGEPVIVKLED from the coding sequence ATGAAAGCTCCCAATGATTTTTGGCATTTTGATAAAGACATCTCTGGTTGTGGTGTCTTTGGGGTAATTGATAAAAAGAGAAACCTGATACCGGGTACTATGCCGATTGATGCAATGGCAACAATGCACGATCGTGGTAACGGTCTTGGTGGTGGTTTTGCTGCATATGGTATTTATCCTGAACATGCAGATTTGTACGCTTTCCACCTGATGTGTGATGATCAGGCAGGCCTTGACCGCGCTGAAGAGATCATCAAGCAGTACTTTGATATTCAGATTTCTGAGCCTATTCCTACCCGTAAGGTGCAAGCCATTAAAGAATCCCCGCTTATGTGGCGTTACTTCCTTTCTCCTAAGGCAGAGCGTCCTAAGTGGCAGGATGTTGGTGAAGATGATTACGTTGTAAACATCGTCATGCACATCAACAACAGAGTGCCGGGTGCTTTTGTATTCTCCAGTGGTAAAAACATGGGAGCGTTCAAGGGTGTAGGTTTTCCGGAAGACATCGCTGATTTCTTCAGATTAGATGAATACAGCGGCTACATGTGGACCGGCCATAACCGCTTCCCGACTAACACTCCAGGCTGGTGGGGCGGCGCTCACCCGTTCACCCTGCTTGACTGGGCGATTGTTCATAACGGAGAGATTTCCTCTTACGGTATTAACAGACGCTACCTGTGTCAGCACGATTACGAATGTAACATGATGACGGATACTGAAGTAGTAGCATACCTGCTCGACCTTCTTATCCGTAAGCACGGCCTTTCCCACGAAATGGCAAGTAAAGTTTTTGCTCCGCCGTTCTGGGATGAAATTGAACGCATGCCGAAAGACCAGCGCGAAGCGTACGAAGCTCTGCGTATGGTTTACGGTCCTGCAATGCTCAACGGTCCTTTTGCTATCCTCGTAACCGACAGCAACAGCATGATGGGTCTTAACGACCGCGTTAAGCTTCGTCCGCTCGTTATCGGTGAAAAGGACGACATGGTATTCATGTCTAGTGAAGAGAGCTCAATCCGTGAAGTTTGTCGTGATCTCGACAAAGTTTGGGCACCCAAAGCCGGTGAACCGGTGATTGTGAAATTGGAGGACTAG
- a CDS encoding alpha/beta hydrolase — translation MRVGCLLIHGWTGSTFEMEPLVAPLEEEGYVVRNIMLPGHGTTFEDFQTTGWSDWEWAAEKEYEALAKEVDAVFVIGLSMGGTLSLHLASKFPVAGVVSLAAPLYLYSFCPWQMKDWRLPFTPIVKHFKPLFPLKRRDEEHIKIAPWVGYDDFVSMQQLHELMKGVKKVRNELNAISAPVLAIQAPTDKSVPLGNVFLIAKKVASPEVTVKLLRIKEKVTGHHVITTHVETSLRIVELVREFVGRQIYTKL, via the coding sequence ATGAGAGTAGGCTGTTTATTAATCCACGGCTGGACAGGGAGTACATTTGAGATGGAGCCGCTTGTCGCGCCGTTGGAAGAAGAAGGGTATGTGGTTCGTAATATAATGTTACCGGGGCACGGGACGACGTTTGAGGATTTTCAAACCACAGGCTGGTCTGACTGGGAATGGGCTGCGGAGAAAGAATACGAGGCGTTGGCGAAAGAAGTTGATGCAGTTTTTGTGATCGGACTTTCTATGGGTGGCACGTTGTCACTGCATCTGGCCTCCAAGTTTCCTGTGGCTGGTGTCGTGTCCTTGGCAGCTCCGTTGTACCTGTATTCTTTCTGTCCGTGGCAGATGAAAGACTGGCGTTTGCCGTTTACACCGATTGTGAAGCACTTTAAGCCGCTATTTCCTCTGAAGAGACGTGATGAAGAACATATAAAGATAGCGCCGTGGGTCGGATATGACGATTTTGTAAGTATGCAGCAATTACATGAACTTATGAAGGGTGTAAAAAAAGTGCGTAATGAGCTAAATGCGATAAGTGCCCCAGTTTTGGCGATTCAGGCTCCAACTGATAAGAGTGTTCCTTTGGGAAATGTTTTTTTAATCGCAAAAAAAGTAGCGTCGCCGGAGGTGACAGTGAAATTATTGCGCATAAAAGAAAAAGTTACAGGACATCACGTGATTACTACTCATGTTGAGACCTCTTTACGGATAGTTGAATTGGTTAGGGAGTTCGTCGGAAGGCAAATTTATACAAAATTGTAA
- a CDS encoding GltB/FmdC/FwdC-like GXGXG domain-containing protein: MAKKCTFDAQGVYYRQLNEKIREAVRDGVTEIELENVRGQRYIGNSIEGPVHFIVHGVPGQDLGMFMRGATIRVEGNAQDGVGNTMDDGEIQINGMAGDVLGYAMRGGRILIKQDVGYRVGIHMKSYMEKQPVIVAGGKAGDFLGEYMAGGAIILLGMDSTMDEKAPITGRSLGTGMHGGIIYLRGDVPEHQLGPGLQLEAINEKDEAFIRSHVEDWAKAFGKDAEEVMKGEFKKVTPFSHRPYGNMYVGTN, from the coding sequence ATGGCTAAAAAATGTACTTTTGACGCTCAAGGCGTGTACTACCGCCAATTGAACGAAAAAATTCGTGAGGCTGTGCGTGACGGTGTTACTGAAATTGAGTTGGAGAATGTTCGCGGTCAGCGCTACATCGGCAACTCTATTGAAGGGCCTGTTCACTTCATTGTTCACGGCGTTCCTGGTCAGGATCTTGGTATGTTTATGCGCGGTGCAACTATCCGCGTAGAAGGCAACGCACAGGACGGCGTTGGCAACACCATGGACGATGGAGAAATCCAGATCAACGGCATGGCAGGCGACGTTCTTGGTTACGCAATGCGTGGCGGCCGCATCCTCATTAAGCAGGACGTAGGCTACCGTGTTGGTATCCATATGAAATCCTACATGGAAAAGCAGCCTGTAATCGTAGCTGGCGGTAAAGCTGGCGACTTCCTAGGCGAATACATGGCGGGTGGCGCAATTATCCTCCTCGGCATGGATTCTACCATGGATGAAAAAGCACCTATTACCGGCAGAAGCCTTGGTACTGGTATGCACGGCGGTATCATCTATCTCCGCGGTGACGTTCCAGAACACCAGCTTGGGCCTGGTTTACAGCTCGAAGCAATTAACGAAAAAGATGAAGCTTTCATCCGTTCCCATGTCGAAGACTGGGCTAAAGCATTCGGTAAGGATGCTGAAGAAGTGATGAAAGGTGAGTTTAAAAAAGTAACGCCGTTCTCCCACCGTCCATACGGCAACATGTACGTGGGAACCAACTAG
- a CDS encoding SCO family protein, translating to MPLLQQYGMMRILRLVIAVVIMLLLLVSFSRGGEKLRASNQVAEAQRTFQSSSDHSKPPSLQSVMTSEYQIVAHGDEDHTGGQQPAGASSEERSVLPPNDGSVPDLSGRTRPAFVPDSIDSGVGEKLGAKITCPIYFTDSTGKQVDICSLMTVPVLIVPVYYSCTSVCGILLSSISGALPDVQLTPVKDYRILTVSINDSEKPDLAAQRKKEYLKTVLQRDPSFPLDAWSFFTGDKQNIDALMDELGFHYKAVKKDFEHTIVAIVLSPEGKVVRYLYGVNLRSRDLTLALTESDTNASIFSGKRIAQTCYAYDSEKKTYVVDSILVSEVMLLVLILILGLYLLLGGKK from the coding sequence GTGCCATTGTTACAACAATACGGAATGATGCGAATTTTGCGCTTGGTTATAGCAGTAGTCATTATGCTTTTGCTTCTTGTCAGTTTTTCTCGCGGGGGGGAGAAACTACGAGCGTCAAATCAGGTTGCTGAAGCGCAGCGCACATTTCAAAGCTCTTCCGATCATTCAAAACCCCCATCCCTTCAGTCAGTAATGACTAGTGAATACCAGATAGTGGCGCATGGTGATGAAGATCATACAGGTGGTCAGCAACCCGCGGGGGCAAGTTCTGAAGAGCGCAGTGTGCTGCCGCCTAACGATGGATCGGTTCCGGATCTGTCAGGGCGTACCCGTCCTGCCTTTGTGCCTGATTCGATTGATAGCGGAGTTGGTGAGAAGCTTGGCGCAAAAATTACCTGTCCCATCTACTTTACTGACTCAACAGGGAAGCAGGTTGATATTTGTTCTCTTATGACTGTCCCTGTGCTAATTGTTCCTGTTTACTATTCGTGTACCAGTGTGTGTGGCATTCTTTTATCATCTATTTCAGGAGCGTTACCGGATGTTCAGCTTACTCCGGTTAAAGATTATCGAATACTCACTGTAAGTATTAATGATTCAGAAAAGCCTGATCTGGCAGCCCAACGAAAGAAGGAATATCTGAAAACAGTGCTTCAGCGTGATCCATCATTTCCTTTGGACGCATGGTCATTTTTTACGGGTGATAAGCAAAACATAGATGCGTTGATGGATGAACTTGGCTTTCATTATAAGGCGGTAAAGAAAGATTTTGAGCATACCATTGTGGCTATTGTTTTATCACCTGAAGGCAAAGTTGTTCGTTACCTCTATGGCGTAAACCTCCGCTCAAGGGATCTCACGTTGGCATTGACGGAGAGTGATACTAACGCGTCAATATTTTCTGGTAAGCGAATTGCGCAGACATGTTATGCCTACGACTCTGAAAAGAAAACATATGTTGTGGATTCGATACTGGTTTCAGAAGTTATGCTTTTGGTGCTTATTTTAATTCTCGGGCTGTACTTGTTACTTGGCGGGAAAAAGTAA
- the secF gene encoding protein translocase subunit SecF encodes MGLSIIKPDSKIDFIGLRKYTMVFSLVLLLLGIGSLAINGGPKYGIDFAGGVLAQVDFEKAVQPQEIKDSLASAKLQGLSVQRFGEDDTEYLLRISSVGEVDQRLPEILKAQFGKNLPDNPFSIERLDMVGPKIGADLRSAAVEALYFAVLLIAIYISGRFEQRWFTAGIMAAGLATGMYLLDMVGAPKQMQVLIAMLLTLGICWKLKLNYALGAVIALIHDVFITIGVLSILGKEFDLTIVAALLTIVGYSLNDTIIVFDRIRENIFQRTAPTYGEVINRAVNQTLSRTLLTSGTTLLVLISLFFFGGGIIHDFALTLLVGVGIGTYSSIFVASPVLYAFSPDEIPEPEVESHNHADGTV; translated from the coding sequence ATGGGTCTGAGCATTATTAAACCAGATAGTAAAATTGATTTCATTGGCCTGCGCAAATACACAATGGTGTTTTCCCTTGTGCTTCTTTTGCTCGGTATCGGCTCTCTCGCCATTAACGGTGGTCCTAAGTACGGCATTGACTTTGCCGGTGGTGTACTTGCACAGGTTGATTTCGAGAAGGCAGTACAGCCACAGGAAATTAAAGACAGTCTTGCAAGCGCCAAGCTTCAGGGACTTTCTGTACAGCGTTTTGGTGAAGATGATACCGAATACCTCCTGCGTATCTCTTCTGTTGGTGAAGTAGACCAGCGTCTTCCGGAGATTCTGAAAGCACAGTTCGGTAAGAACTTGCCAGACAATCCGTTTTCCATTGAACGCCTCGATATGGTTGGCCCTAAAATTGGTGCTGACCTTCGTTCCGCGGCTGTAGAAGCATTGTACTTTGCAGTACTCCTTATCGCTATCTACATCTCCGGTCGATTCGAGCAGCGTTGGTTTACCGCTGGTATCATGGCAGCAGGTCTTGCAACTGGTATGTACCTTCTTGATATGGTTGGTGCACCAAAGCAGATGCAGGTTCTCATTGCTATGCTGCTTACTCTCGGTATCTGCTGGAAGCTTAAGCTTAACTACGCGCTTGGTGCTGTAATCGCACTTATTCACGACGTGTTTATTACAATCGGTGTTCTTTCCATTCTTGGTAAAGAGTTCGACCTTACTATCGTGGCAGCATTGCTGACCATCGTTGGTTACTCTCTGAACGACACCATTATTGTATTCGACCGTATTCGTGAAAACATCTTCCAGCGTACAGCACCAACCTACGGGGAAGTAATCAACAGGGCTGTAAACCAGACCTTGAGCCGTACGTTGCTGACATCCGGTACTACTTTGCTGGTACTTATTTCTCTCTTCTTCTTCGGTGGCGGAATTATCCATGACTTCGCACTGACTCTTCTTGTTGGTGTGGGTATTGGTACTTATTCCTCTATCTTTGTTGCAAGCCCAGTGCTTTACGCATTCAGCCCAGACGAAATTCCGGAGCCGGAAGTTGAGTCTCACAACCACGCAGACGGTACTGTGTAA
- a CDS encoding 4Fe-4S dicluster domain-containing protein — MRRVYPNKDVCIGCHICEVACLTAHSVSQDVVIAAKEEVATGLQPCKAVYDKGQISVALSCRHCDNPSCVSACISGALYKDQETGRTCYNEEQCVGCWSCLMACPYGAVRRNETKGKIIKCDLCEGRDTPACVEACPNNALVYESRG, encoded by the coding sequence ATGCGTAGGGTTTATCCGAATAAAGATGTTTGTATTGGCTGCCATATTTGTGAGGTTGCCTGCCTAACTGCACACTCTGTTAGTCAGGATGTTGTTATCGCTGCTAAAGAAGAAGTAGCAACAGGCTTACAGCCTTGTAAGGCAGTATACGACAAAGGTCAGATCTCTGTAGCTCTCAGCTGTCGCCATTGTGACAACCCATCTTGTGTTTCCGCCTGTATTTCCGGCGCGTTATACAAAGATCAGGAGACAGGCCGCACTTGTTACAACGAAGAACAGTGCGTTGGCTGCTGGTCATGTCTGATGGCATGCCCTTACGGTGCGGTTCGCCGCAATGAGACTAAGGGTAAGATTATTAAATGTGACCTGTGCGAAGGCCGCGACACCCCAGCATGTGTAGAAGCCTGTCCTAACAACGCACTGGTTTACGAATCTCGCGGATAG
- the secD gene encoding protein translocase subunit SecD translates to MREGLRWRLLVAIFVLAMGVVYALPSIPAIGTSPIKKFLPEEKVSLGLDLQGGIHLVLGVDVDKALSNNLSLMGQDIRTLAREDKIFILQPRVMPGEKLEFVLLKSSQKEALDALLKKSFNRLDAESTVLDNKKVRYTLTYTPDYRKYVADLTLDQAVKTIRNRVDQFGVAEPDIRKQQGYRIQVQLPGLSDTERAIKIIGKTAHLEFKIVREGVDPEKAAKGIVPSGTEAMQQMHRNIDGTYSESVIVVNKNAALTGDTISDARVAYDNFNKPYVSLTFNSSGARRFEEVTGQNLKKRMAIVLDGKVYSAPVIQDKIRGGRASISGSFTTEEAHDLAIVLRAGSLPAPVKILEERSVGPSLGQESIDQGITATLVGGALVMVFMMVYYGFSGVIANFVLLMNMVFIIAGLAAFGATLTLPGIAGIILTLGMAVDANVIIFERIREELRRGLTPFKAVDEGFSSATLTIFDANVTTLLAAIILYQFGTGPIRGFAVTLSLGILASMFTAIFCARIIFGLWINGKPGRKLSI, encoded by the coding sequence ATGAGAGAGGGGTTGCGATGGAGATTACTGGTCGCGATTTTTGTGCTCGCAATGGGTGTTGTATACGCTCTGCCTAGCATTCCTGCGATCGGAACATCCCCAATCAAAAAATTCTTACCAGAAGAAAAGGTCAGCCTTGGCCTCGACCTGCAGGGTGGTATCCACCTTGTTCTCGGTGTAGACGTTGATAAGGCTCTTTCCAATAACCTTTCCCTTATGGGGCAGGATATCCGTACCTTAGCACGTGAAGATAAAATCTTTATTTTACAGCCGCGTGTCATGCCGGGCGAAAAGCTTGAGTTCGTACTTCTCAAGTCTTCACAGAAAGAAGCTCTTGATGCTTTGCTTAAAAAAAGCTTCAACCGCTTAGATGCGGAATCTACCGTTCTTGATAACAAGAAAGTTCGTTACACACTGACTTACACACCGGACTACAGAAAATACGTGGCTGATCTCACACTTGATCAGGCTGTAAAAACTATCCGTAACCGTGTTGACCAGTTCGGCGTTGCCGAGCCGGATATCCGTAAGCAGCAGGGCTACCGTATTCAGGTACAGCTTCCTGGTCTTAGCGATACCGAGCGTGCAATCAAGATCATCGGTAAGACCGCTCACCTCGAATTTAAAATTGTTCGCGAAGGTGTAGATCCTGAAAAAGCTGCAAAGGGCATTGTGCCTTCGGGTACAGAAGCTATGCAGCAGATGCACCGTAACATTGACGGAACCTATTCCGAATCTGTTATCGTTGTTAACAAAAACGCAGCGCTTACCGGTGACACTATCTCTGATGCCCGTGTTGCATACGACAACTTTAACAAGCCATACGTATCGCTGACATTTAACAGCAGCGGTGCCCGTCGCTTTGAAGAAGTGACCGGCCAGAACCTCAAAAAACGCATGGCTATCGTTCTTGACGGTAAAGTATACTCCGCACCTGTAATTCAGGACAAAATCCGTGGCGGCCGTGCTTCTATCTCCGGTAGCTTTACTACTGAAGAAGCACATGACCTCGCGATTGTACTCCGTGCCGGTTCCTTGCCTGCACCGGTTAAAATCCTTGAAGAACGATCCGTTGGTCCTTCCCTCGGTCAGGAATCTATTGATCAGGGCATTACCGCAACACTTGTTGGTGGCGCACTCGTAATGGTCTTCATGATGGTCTACTACGGTTTCAGCGGCGTTATCGCGAACTTTGTTCTTCTGATGAACATGGTGTTCATCATTGCTGGTCTTGCAGCATTCGGTGCAACCCTTACACTGCCTGGTATCGCTGGTATCATCCTTACCCTTGGTATGGCTGTTGATGCTAACGTGATTATCTTTGAACGTATCCGTGAAGAACTTCGTCGCGGTCTTACTCCGTTCAAAGCAGTGGATGAAGGTTTCTCCAGTGCTACACTGACAATCTTTGACGCAAACGTGACCACACTGCTTGCGGCAATCATCCTTTACCAGTTCGGCACAGGCCCAATTCGTGGTTTTGCGGTAACGCTTAGCCTCGGTATCCTGGCTTCCATGTTCACAGCTATCTTCTGCGCACGCATTATCTTTGGTCTCTGGATCAACGGTAAGCCGGGCAGAAAGCTCAGCATTTAA
- the yajC gene encoding preprotein translocase subunit YajC, with product MFFPEVAWAMGTAGGQAGDGNPIAAFVPLALMFVIFYFLLIRPQQKRAKEHKALLDNLQKGQSVVTAGGLIGTIVAIKDDIISIDLGDTTVQVGRQYISGLKSSPAAEKTTKKK from the coding sequence ATGTTCTTTCCAGAAGTAGCTTGGGCTATGGGCACAGCAGGCGGTCAGGCGGGTGACGGTAACCCGATTGCGGCATTCGTACCTCTCGCGCTGATGTTTGTTATTTTTTACTTCCTTCTTATTCGTCCTCAGCAAAAAAGAGCTAAAGAGCACAAAGCTCTGCTGGATAACCTTCAGAAAGGCCAGTCTGTAGTAACTGCTGGTGGTCTCATTGGCACCATCGTAGCTATTAAAGACGACATTATTTCTATTGATCTTGGCGACACCACCGTTCAGGTTGGTCGTCAGTACATCTCCGGCCTTAAGTCTTCTCCTGCTGCTGAGAAAACAACTAAAAAGAAATAA
- a CDS encoding NAD(P)/FAD-dependent oxidoreductase, producing the protein MSYVIVGNGVASVGAIEGIRKVDTTSPIIVVSEEDTPTYGRPLISYFLAGKIGLDRVNLRPDEFYEKNNVEVKLNTRVAAIDKAAKTITTEAGEVIEYKQLLLATGGVPFMPPLKGIEGSGVYNFTTLAHAHELLDLSKKIHRVVVIGGGLIGLKAAEALRYNGLSTAIVELGSRVLSAAFDDVAGNLVAQRLEEKGITICCGTTVEEILRTEQGEVIGVRLANGQKLACEAVVVAIGVVPSLNLAKDAGIAVNRGIKVDDNMCTSAEGVYAAGDVAEAPDMIAKEARVTPIWPNAFSQGYHAGLNMASEEASPHPGGLPMNAISFYGLPTASLGHVNPAEDEGCEVFTALDEEKATYRKLIFRDEKLIGYVLVGEVDFAGLYTGFIRFGLELTPDVKEELIAGKPSALLWPEEEFDTKWTPAAE; encoded by the coding sequence ATGTCGTATGTCATAGTTGGAAACGGTGTTGCGTCTGTGGGGGCTATCGAAGGTATTCGTAAAGTCGATACTACAAGTCCGATTATTGTAGTAAGCGAAGAAGATACCCCAACGTATGGACGCCCGCTGATTTCATATTTTCTTGCAGGAAAAATCGGTCTCGACAGAGTAAATCTGCGACCTGATGAATTTTACGAAAAGAATAATGTTGAAGTTAAGCTCAACACCCGTGTAGCTGCCATTGATAAAGCAGCAAAGACCATTACCACTGAAGCCGGAGAGGTGATTGAATACAAGCAGCTCTTACTGGCAACAGGCGGTGTACCATTCATGCCTCCTCTTAAAGGCATTGAAGGCAGCGGAGTATACAACTTTACTACGCTTGCTCACGCACATGAGCTGCTTGATCTTTCTAAAAAGATCCACAGAGTTGTTGTTATCGGTGGTGGTCTCATCGGCCTCAAGGCTGCAGAAGCACTGCGTTACAACGGTCTTTCCACCGCTATTGTTGAACTTGGAAGCCGCGTGCTTTCCGCAGCGTTCGACGATGTGGCTGGTAACCTTGTAGCACAACGCCTCGAAGAGAAAGGTATCACTATTTGTTGTGGTACCACTGTAGAAGAAATTCTGCGTACAGAGCAGGGCGAAGTTATTGGTGTTCGTCTTGCCAATGGTCAGAAACTGGCTTGCGAAGCTGTTGTTGTTGCCATTGGTGTAGTGCCTAGCCTTAATCTCGCTAAGGACGCCGGAATTGCTGTGAACCGTGGCATCAAAGTTGATGACAACATGTGTACCAGCGCTGAAGGCGTATACGCTGCAGGTGACGTTGCAGAAGCTCCTGACATGATTGCAAAAGAAGCTAGAGTAACACCAATCTGGCCTAACGCATTCAGTCAGGGCTACCATGCTGGCCTTAACATGGCGAGCGAGGAAGCATCTCCGCATCCTGGCGGCTTACCGATGAACGCAATTTCTTTCTACGGGCTGCCAACAGCGTCTCTTGGTCATGTTAACCCGGCTGAAGACGAGGGCTGCGAAGTCTTCACCGCTCTTGACGAAGAGAAAGCAACATATCGCAAACTTATTTTCCGCGATGAAAAGCTGATTGGTTATGTGCTTGTGGGAGAGGTCGATTTTGCAGGGTTATACACCGGCTTTATTCGCTTCGGTCTGGAACTCACACCAGATGTGAAGGAAGAGCTTATTGCAGGTAAACCATCTGCATTGCTCTGGCCGGAAGAAGAATTTGATACAAAGTGGACCCCTGCTGCTGAGTAG
- a CDS encoding c-type cytochrome, translating to MKNVAVFLCILGLILICVSFGIAEETSGKELYRSCAACHGENGESMALGVSKPLKGQTAKQILEKLNGYADETYGGSKKSVMLGIAKRMTEEDRKKVSEYISAF from the coding sequence ATGAAAAACGTGGCAGTCTTTTTGTGTATATTGGGTCTCATTTTAATCTGTGTATCCTTTGGGATTGCGGAAGAAACTAGTGGAAAAGAGCTCTATCGTTCGTGCGCCGCATGTCATGGTGAAAACGGGGAATCCATGGCGCTTGGGGTAAGCAAGCCGCTCAAAGGCCAGACTGCCAAACAGATTCTTGAAAAGCTTAATGGATATGCAGACGAAACATATGGTGGTTCGAAAAAAAGCGTTATGCTCGGCATTGCGAAGAGGATGACAGAAGAAGACCGCAAGAAAGTGTCTGAATACATTAGTGCATTTTAG
- a CDS encoding glutamate synthase-related protein: MLFKPISQNFSDFVIDRENDRCINCEVCVRQCSYEAHYWDDARQCVSHDHTKCVGCHRCEAFCPTGCLTIKKNPADFRDNALWTPTYMKHVYKQGDTGGILLSGMGSPANKPIYWDNLQLDASQVTNPSIDPLREPMELTTYLGSKPDQVSFEETPEGPKLTTKIGPQLKLNYPLMFSAMSFGSINLNLHKAMAMAATELGIAYNTGEGGLHPDLYKYGQNTIVQVASGRFGVHKDYLNAGSAVEIKIGQGAKPGIGGHLPGEKIDEEVSKTRMCPVGSDAISPAPHHDIYSIEDLLQLIYAIKESTEYKVPVSVKIAAVHNAPAIASGIVRAGADIVVIDGFRGGTGAAPTMIRDNVGIPMELALAAVDNRLRDEGIRNHASLVVAGGVRCSADAIKAIALGADAVYIGTAALVSVGCTLCGRCYTGKCPWGIATNEARLKKRQNPEVAAKRLANLIRAWGHEIQEMLGGMGLNSIESLRGNRDKLRGLGLNEVELDILGVKHAGR, translated from the coding sequence TTGCTGTTTAAGCCTATAAGCCAGAATTTTAGCGACTTTGTTATTGATCGTGAAAACGATCGCTGTATCAATTGCGAAGTTTGTGTGCGTCAGTGCTCGTATGAAGCCCATTACTGGGATGATGCTCGTCAGTGCGTAAGCCACGATCATACTAAATGTGTAGGGTGTCACCGTTGTGAAGCATTCTGTCCTACCGGTTGTCTTACTATTAAGAAAAATCCGGCAGACTTCAGAGACAATGCTCTTTGGACTCCTACCTACATGAAGCACGTATACAAGCAGGGCGACACTGGTGGTATTTTGCTTTCCGGCATGGGGTCTCCAGCCAATAAGCCAATCTACTGGGACAACCTTCAGCTTGACGCCAGTCAGGTAACCAACCCGTCTATTGACCCGCTTCGCGAGCCAATGGAATTGACCACCTACCTCGGCTCTAAGCCGGATCAGGTGAGCTTTGAGGAAACTCCTGAAGGGCCAAAACTTACTACTAAAATCGGACCACAGCTTAAGCTTAACTACCCGCTTATGTTCTCCGCTATGTCCTTTGGTTCAATTAACCTGAACCTCCACAAGGCTATGGCAATGGCTGCAACAGAGCTTGGTATTGCTTACAACACTGGTGAGGGTGGTTTGCACCCTGATCTGTACAAGTACGGTCAAAATACCATTGTACAGGTAGCATCAGGCCGATTTGGTGTTCATAAAGACTACTTGAACGCTGGTAGTGCAGTAGAAATTAAAATCGGTCAGGGTGCTAAGCCGGGTATCGGCGGCCACCTGCCGGGTGAAAAGATCGACGAAGAGGTTTCTAAAACCCGTATGTGTCCGGTCGGCTCAGACGCGATTTCTCCTGCGCCTCACCACGATATTTATTCTATTGAAGATTTACTTCAGCTTATCTACGCAATTAAGGAATCCACAGAATATAAGGTTCCAGTTTCTGTAAAAATTGCGGCAGTACATAACGCACCGGCGATTGCTTCCGGTATTGTACGCGCAGGTGCAGATATTGTTGTTATCGATGGCTTCAGAGGCGGTACAGGTGCTGCTCCTACCATGATCCGTGATAACGTAGGTATTCCGATGGAACTTGCTCTTGCTGCTGTAGACAACCGTCTGCGTGACGAAGGTATTCGTAACCACGCTTCTCTGGTTGTTGCAGGCGGTGTCCGTTGTTCTGCTGATGCGATTAAAGCAATCGCTCTCGGTGCGGATGCTGTTTACATCGGTACTGCTGCCTTGGTTTCTGTGGGCTGTACTCTTTGTGGACGTTGCTACACTGGTAAATGTCCTTGGGGTATTGCAACCAACGAAGCACGTCTTAAAAAGCGTCAGAATCCAGAAGTTGCTGCTAAGCGTCTTGCTAACCTCATCCGCGCATGGGGACACGAGATTCAGGAAATGCTCGGCGGTATGGGCCTCAACTCCATCGAAAGCTTGCGTGGTAACCGCGATAAGCTCCGTGGTCTTGGCCTCAACGAAGTTGAACTGGATATTCTCGGCGTTAAACACGCAGGACGGTAG